The DNA sequence AATGCCAATGAGCGGAGTGTGCGTACCTTCCCGCGTGTCTTGCTGCCGAATGTGTTGTGCTGCGGCGATCCCATCGATTCCCGGCATTTGGTACGGAACCAAGACTGCAGCGTAAGGCAGCCGAGCGTGCGCTTCAATCGCCTCACGAGCTGTGACGGCGATATCTGCTCGATACCCTAATTCCTCGACAATACGTACGAGATGTTTTTGATCTAGAAGGTTGCTGTCGGCTACCAAGATTCGAGCTCGTCCGCGTGTACGAGCTTCTGCCAGAGTGTACCGCGTAACGATAGGATGAGGTGTAGGGTGGGTCTGTGGTGGCTGGCTCAGGATAGTCGCGAGACAGTCAAACAGGAGACCTGAGGACAAGGGATGCGTCAGATAGGCATCGAATCCGGCCTGACGGACGTGCTGAGCGTCACCCTTTTTCCCATGCGTGGTGAAAAAGACAAGCCGTACGGTTGCGAGCGTATTGCTCTGCCGTAGACGGGTGGCAAGCGTAAGCACTTCAGCATCGAGTTCGTGACAATCAAATATGACCACATCATAAGGCCGGCCTTCCTGGACAGCAGTATTGAGCATTGACAGTGCCAGCGCCGCACGCGGAGCCCGGTGATAGGTGAGTTGCCATGCTGTCGCTTCTTCATCCGAAAGAGAGACGCTGTTGCCGACGAGAAGTAAGCGTATCCCCGTAAGAGTGGAACGTGGTGGGAGGTCAGAGAAAACTTTCGGAGGTTGCTTTTCCAAGGTAACGGTAAACCAGATCATCGTATCGTGACCTGGCCTGTTTTCGATTTCGAGCTGTCCTCCCCAGGCCTTCACCATTTGTTTGCTAATCGCGATCGTCGATTCCGCATGGGAAGGACCTGTCGAGGTCAAGGCGTGGTTGAACGTCGATTTCGTCATGGCACCCAATGCGGTGTGACTCAAGCCAGAGACAGAAAAGCGAAAAGTCGCATGCGTTGCGGTCTGCTGTTGTAGCAGCGCATACACGACAACTTCCGTATAGGAGGAGACGGAAATGACATAGTCGATCACATTTATGAGGATGAGTCGGAGGTCACCCGGATCTCCACGAAATGGCGTTGGGCTATCAGAGGAGAAGAGGCACGAGAGTTCGAAACCTCTCTCTTGGGCAACCACCGAAAAGCGAGAAACCGTTTCTTCTACTGTGGTGCGAAGATTAAAATCGATAGACAGCGACGCCGGCAGCGTAACACCGTCGTGGCGTTCCTGCCGGTCCATCTCGAGCACTTCGACGGGAGAAGCCAGTGTTGCCTGCGTAGAGGCTACAGAGGGAGAGAAGGGCGGCAGTGCAGTCGCCGGTTCAGAAGCGCAGCTATCTTTCGGCTGAGGAGGCTGATGATGCGCTTCAGTTGATGACGATGCAAGTAAGGAAAATCCAGCTGCTAGCGCCCCGCACCAGGCGAGGAAGGAGAAAAGTATGGACTCGGTGAAGAAGTAACACGCTGCAGCTATCGTTAGAGACGCGGAGCCGATGAGCAATTTGACGATGGGAAGTGATACGGTCGAGGTAGGCTGGGATCCCTGGTCTTGGGAGATCAAGTGTTCATCTGTCATGATTGCGCTGCTCCCTTTGTGAGTCTCGCCGACGTGGAACGTTCCCTTCCGGCTCCGGCCTGTAACTTATCTCCAATCACACTGAAGGTTGTATTGTAAAAATTATCACTTTTAGTGATAATTTCAGAAAA is a window from the Deltaproteobacteria bacterium genome containing:
- a CDS encoding response regulator, yielding MTDEHLISQDQGSQPTSTVSLPIVKLLIGSASLTIAAACYFFTESILFSFLAWCGALAAGFSLLASSSTEAHHQPPQPKDSCASEPATALPPFSPSVASTQATLASPVEVLEMDRQERHDGVTLPASLSIDFNLRTTVEETVSRFSVVAQERGFELSCLFSSDSPTPFRGDPGDLRLILINVIDYVISVSSYTEVVVYALLQQQTATHATFRFSVSGLSHTALGAMTKSTFNHALTSTGPSHAESTIAISKQMVKAWGGQLEIENRPGHDTMIWFTVTLEKQPPKVFSDLPPRSTLTGIRLLLVGNSVSLSDEEATAWQLTYHRAPRAALALSMLNTAVQEGRPYDVVIFDCHELDAEVLTLATRLRQSNTLATVRLVFFTTHGKKGDAQHVRQAGFDAYLTHPLSSGLLFDCLATILSQPPQTHPTPHPIVTRYTLAEARTRGRARILVADSNLLDQKHLVRIVEELGYRADIAVTAREAIEAHARLPYAAVLVPYQMPGIDGIAAAQHIRQQDTREGTHTPLIGILQSDRSHESAQCLAADMDAILMKPLRSTDLKTALDRACQLSAKQTTAQAGALQQTDENVEVDLHTALARVDGDKELFDEMTLLLNEEYPKALRKMAEAISRQDSQALAYSANTLRGALGNFAALKAIAATTRLELMGRSGDLSQAQSVFTDLEKHLARLQALLADFRIQAAA